In Solenopsis invicta isolate M01_SB chromosome 1, UNIL_Sinv_3.0, whole genome shotgun sequence, one genomic interval encodes:
- the LOC105193393 gene encoding LOW QUALITY PROTEIN: flocculation protein FLO11 (The sequence of the model RefSeq protein was modified relative to this genomic sequence to represent the inferred CDS: substituted 1 base at 1 genomic stop codon) encodes MASYRSYGDTGAYRSRTSVGISSTFGRNTSGGSNLPSCRSSYSGVGSSSARAIAKERALAGYGGTFLKKDKFEEKPTFKYSCTKDVDKSRLHSGRSSSEDVRAKSPLSDSRSSLLEKYSFSAGKTSERPSSVLDRYNRPTSREKSREPEGISRYGSSTYPGSSFGRSYGNDGRIEKKDHPPVSYRGLRPNSGKTSREPSPEVSVGKTNSFRVYSRAPSYGRSTASPSTSESSSTTISTRFGSTAGSRFLSTRSGNERVSTTMNYSAGGRFRNLDNKTTNRKEEEDESKFIKSDKDGHSELSKITNRIEENETNNKLPDNEFVTLTVVTRGTSPTLPASSSYVRNRRAEINAVHQKEVIRLRKVQDTTDKEIQCEQVEETSRFSRYGSSNRVSGAPWSTYLDKYSGASTTGSSSMYSSRGFTNASSSSSRLNNFAYTRTNEVPTTTRNESTSKELSSSNQENHNFDNKNQSEKFFNGLNSTTNDETLLTSNDTKSSSSGQNIHGINKEDRIQGSERCCCGARKTETNGGSNNLRSSNQNLAFYRKEGSMTQDSQDASRCDEYKNQRRPSIPRLERTSPKNEVKTKTELTSSKLEAYSERRGSTPKSDASSSSRTEEPLRIVEGHCQDKNEEVTSQNCEVSQRKDSASSSSQSRSSSTSQTRNVSTKNVPRQMTRTGSSDGSSVSMPIGRSKSSSASSVTSQGIKIKTTTPPSSGKSSTGLILPSVNLRQGGSPDARGKPPVPKNDTTTAATPKCTVAAKYVNKDFRKSTLNMENGDPSCSKYARRKKNQRNISVNSQDSEIISEQIPQEISSESLTSTKSGQSRFRTPSGESKPMLKRNGSNSSMKWEVTKSVSKSSCGIKKRPSGTFSSGNSSQSTSVNSSSSEDDDDPTEKTDSRRRRKKMSESPTREMRGKSSAGSSRTSVLASSADDMSMMTEKPPRPPSSPRSKSDRSAKTEEAKSFLMRALAPVTNLFKNKNQDSDDTSKSDGWIDSFEENHEANNKSGQSLSSSKSASQNLSKVPSFSNSQRSDGIRGNNVRIQRQSSGEKPWWLDPNSDNIPEGVQRSSPWNNDVSQDTTISTALPDDGKYKLKIWRQGSEEQAWWLDDIATEETKKSSSPVSSISRRGSSRNSFRSTDRRNRIRHQQSGERAWWMSDDPENVPEGIEVIPVASADTQSTDNPVDNESLYSSKPLKKIRHIESGEKAWWMDSSSNVPDGVIRIPVEIPNSTSDSSESYEKIDIGINPEPETCAKGSLSRFPIEFPPPPSEPLGDRASPEGIENPPDPPDNYEGRKSPYDNVQSTRTPRRLPPRKRPSTLPLFIGEHTDIDNVLGDTTILCHSPVLSRVRKQERVEEDPSQDSSECEEIDATQVIIHDSTPKTPVIQRRNREDKRIQPDGYIPQTSKIESKXIGGTTNRFAHRVSAPRRAHTIAVCT; translated from the exons GGTGATACAGGAGCATATCGAAGCAGAACCAGCGTCGGCATCTCCAGCACATTTGGTAGAAATACTTCCGGTGGAAGTAACCTACCAAGCTGTAGAAGCAGTTATTCCGGAGTCGGATCGAGTTCTGCTCGAGCTATTGCCAAGGAACGAGCGCTTGCTGGCTATGGAGGCACTTTTCTTAAAAAGGATAAGTTCGAAGAGAAACCAACATTCAAATATTCAT GTACTAAAGACGTCGATAAAAGTCGATTGCATTCCGGAAGATCGTCGTCCGAAGACGTGAGGGCGAAAAGTCCGCTATCTGATAGTAGGTCGTCTCTCCTTGAGAAGTACTCGTTCTCAGCTGGCAAAACATCGGAGAGGCCGTCTTCCGTGTTGGACAGATATAACCGACCGACTTCGCGGGAAAAGAGCAGAGAACCCGAAGGAATATCGAGGTACGGATCCAGCACATATCCCGGATCGAGTTTCGGCCGAAGTTACGGCAACGATGGTAGAATCGAAAAGAAGGACCACCCGCCGGTTTCCTATAGAGGATTACGTCCCAATTCCGGAAAAACATCGCGCGAGCCCAGTCCGGAAGTCAGTGTCGGAAAAACGAATTCCTTCAGAGTCTATTCACGCGCGCCGTCTTATGGTCGTTCAACTGCTTCGCCTA GTACATCCGAATCAAGCTCGACTACAATCTCGACGAGATTTGGCTCGACAGCTGGTTCGCGATTTCTTTCAACACGAAGCGGAAACGAACGAGTGTCTACAACTATGAACTATTCTGCAGGAGGAAGGTTTCGAAATTTGGACAATAAAACAACTAATcggaaagaagaagaagatgaatcaaaatttataaagtcCGATAAAGATGGTCACTCCGAAttgtcaaaaattacaaatcgaATAGAAGAGAATGAGACCAACAATAAACTTCCTGATAACGAATTTGTGACATTAACGGTAGTGACAAGAGGTACTTCACCGACACTTCCAGCTTCCTCATCCTATGTCAGAAACAGGCGAGCGGAGATTAATGCCGttcatcaaaaagaagtgaTTAGACTTCGGAAAGTGCAGGATACTACAGATAAAGAAATACAGTGTGAACAAGTGGAAGAAACGTCGAGATTTTCGAGGTACGGCAGCAGTAATAGAGTATCTGGTGCACCGTGGTCGACATATCTGGATAAATATTCAGGTGCATCAACAACTGGCAGCTCGTCTATGTATTCGTCAAGAGGATTTACTAATGCGAGCTCTTCTAGCAGTAGgcttaataattttgcatatacAAGAACGAATGAAGTACCGACAACTACGAGAAATGAATCCACTTCGAAAGAACTGTCGAGTTCTAATCAAGAAAATCATAATTTCGATAACAAAAATCagagtgaaaaatttttcaatggcTTAAACAGCACAACAAACGATGAGACTTTATTAACGTCCAACGATACGAAGTCATCGTCGAGCGGTCAGAATATTCATGGCATAAATAAAGAAGACAGAATTCAGGGTAGCGAACGGTGTTGCTGTGGTGCGCGAAAGACTGAAACAAATGGAGGCTCTAATAATTTAAGAAGTTCTAATCAGAATCTCGCATTTTACCGCAAAGAGGGCTCAATGACGCAAGATTCGCAGGATGCATCGAGATGTGACGAATATAAGAACCAAAGAAGACCGTCCATTCCGCGATTAGAACGTACTTCGCCAAAGAACGAAGTAAAAACTAAAACTGAATTAACATCATCTAAACTCGAGGCATACAGCGAAAGAAGAGGATCCACTCCTAAATCGGATGCCAGCTCCTCTTCTAGAACAGAAGAGCCTCTTCGAATCGTTGAGGGGCATTGTcaagataaaaatgaagaagtTACTTCTCAAAACTGTGAGGTTTCGCAAAGAAAAGATTCGGCATCGAG TTCTTCGCAAAGTCGCTCGTCATCGACATCACAAACTCGTAACGTATCAACGAAGAACGTGCCGCGTCAAATGACGCGAACCGGCTCGTCAGATGGGTCTTCTGTAAGCATGCCAATTGGCAGATCGAAATCATCGTCAGCTAGTTCGGTGACGAGTCAgggtataaaaataaaaacgacaACGCCGCCATCGTCCGGAAAATCATCCACTGGTTTGATCCTACCGTCAGTGAATCTACGACAAGGCGGTTCGCCGGACGCGCGCGGCAAACCACCTGTGCCGAAGAATGATACTACGACCGCCGCCACGCCGAAGTGCACCGTGGCAGCGAAGTACGTGAACAAGGACTTCCGCAAGTCGACCTTGAACATGGAGAATGGCGACCCGTCGTGCTCCAAATACgcgagaaggaaaaaaaatcaaagaaacatTTCCGTTAATTCTCAGGATTCTGAAATAATATCAGAACAAATTCCTCAGGAAATCTCTTCGGAATCCTTAACCTCAACAAAGTCCGGTCAATCGAGGTTCAGGACGCCGTCGGGAGAATCAAAACCAATGCTTAAGAGGAACGGCTCGAATAGTTCAATGAAGTGGGAAGTAACAAAAAGTGTGTCAAAGTCATCTTGCGGAATAAAAAAGAGGCCATCAGGAACGTTCAGTTCCGGTAATAGTAGTCAGTCGACCTCTGTAAATTCTTCCAGCAGCGAGGATGATGACGATCCTACGGAAAAAACGGATTCGAGacggagaagaaaaaaaatgtcggaATCGCCCACGCGCGAGATGAGAGGTAAAAGCAGTGCGGGATCGTCGAGAACAAGTGTGTTGGCGTCATCGGCCGATGACATGTCAATGATGACGGAGAAACCACCTAGACCACCCTCTAGTCCAAGATCTAAAAGTGATCGTTCAGCAAAGACAGAAGAGGCCAAATCTTTTCTAATGAGAGCGCTAGCGCCAGTAACAAACTTGTTTAAGAACAAGAATCAAGATTCCGATGACACAAGTAAGTCAGATGGTTGGATTgactcctttgaagaaaatcacgAAGCTAACAATAAATCAGGACAGTCGTTATCATCTTCAAAGTCAGCCAGTCAGAATCTGTCAAAAGTGCCTAGTTTTAGTAATTCCCAAAGAAGTGATGGAATAAGAGGAAACAATGTGAGGATTCAACGTCAGTCTTCAGGCGAGAAACCATGGTGGTTGGATCCAAATTCTGATAATATTCCCGAGGGAGTTCAAAGGTCTAGTCCATGGAATAATGATGTTAGTCAAGATACAACGATTAGCACGGCTTTACCGGATGATG GAAAATATAAACTCAAAATTTGGCGACAAGGATCAGAAGAACAAGCCTGGTGGTTGGACGACATTGCAACGGAGGAGACAAAAAAATCATCCTCGCCAGTGTCTTCTATTTCGAGACGGGGGTCCAGTCGAAATAGTTTTCGATCAACTGATCGGCGAAATCGCATCAGACATCAGCAGTCCGGTGAACGAGCGTGGTGGATGAGCGACGATCCCGAGAACGTTCCGGAGGGCATCGAGGTCATTCCAGTGGCGTCTGCTGATACTCAAAGTACCGACAACCCTGTCGATAACGAGAGCCTTTACTCTTCAAAGCCGCTTAAGAAAATCCGACATATCGAATCCGGTGAGAAGGCGTGGTGGATGGACAGCTCCTCCAACGTTCCTGACGGGGTCATCAGGATTCCTGTGGAAATTCCTAACAGCACTTCCGACTCCTCCGAGTCATATGAGAAGATCGATATCGGCATTAACCCTGAACCTGAGACGTGTGCCAAGGGAAGCCTCTCCAGATTTCCTATTGAATTTCCGCCACCACCATCCGAGCCGTTGGGAGATCGTGCAAGTCCGGAAGGG ATCGAGAATCCACCTGATCCGCCAGACAATTATGAGGGACGAAAATCTccttacgacaatgtacaatcGACGCGGACGCCTCGAAGATTGCCACCGCGGAAACGACCCTCTACGTTGCCGTTATTTATTGGCGAGCATACT